tgtgtgtggtcttatCTGCACTCTTTTTGGGAGCAGTTTGTCCTCCTGAAAcatgttgaatgtgtttttgtgtttcaccactttctgggtgtgtgtgtgtgtgtgtgtgtgtgtgtgtgtgtgtgtgtgtgtgtgtactaataGGAGGCAGCTGCTGACCTGCTTCATTCaggtcacacacaaaaacaaaaacaacgcTGTAAATCTGTAGcctcaattttaaaaaatgtgcatccAAATTATAAATCCACAAATGATTGTTGAGTGTGCagttgcagacacacacacacacacacacacacacacacacacacacacacacagctgaagaaGATGAGAACAGCAGAACCACCCGCAGCATCTCCTCACACAGATTCTGGATTAGGAATCattcacggtgtgtgtgtgtccccattcctgcattttcctgtttctctttttcaacGATAGGTCCAGTCtatcgccccctgctggtgtggAGTGTGGCACCGGGGGAGGACAGGCAtttatattctgagaaaaaaaaacaaaaacgctgaattaaaaaaaaaagagagagagagaaaagcagctAATTCTTTTTCACCACGTCCCGGTAAGTTTGACAAAAGTCAGGTGAGGCTGTCGATCGGTGTATTttagcagaaatgtgtgtattcacaaaaacaaagtgcaaaaagTCAGTTTTCTGGTAAAGAGCTGTcggtgtgtgcagtgtgtgctgcaCAGTCAGGTCATGCTGGTGCTCTAGTGAGCAGACAGCTGATCAGTGATCAGTCCCTGGGCcactgatgacttttttttttgctttgaggGTTTCAGTGCTGCAGCCGGATGTCATGTTATCAACATCAGAGGCTAAATCAGAGACCACAATGCACTAAAACAATTTTaaagaacacacaaaaaacacttaaacacttaaaaacacttaaaaacactgaagcagagcacctgcagttttttttttttttttttttgcaccgcCCAAATTGATTAAAAGGGAAAGAAGACACAAAAAAGGAACGTTTTTAATATGCAGCTAAAAAATTTTTTACCTGATAGAAATGGCCACACACaggatcccctccaggctgccacctggtggagaaaaagagaaagtgcaGTGCAGCCTGTGTCTCTGCCACAGGTCACATTTAAATCTGCAGCTTCactttggaagaaaaacaaaacatgcagatgccaaagacagaaatgtgtgtgtagcaggttcacatggagctgtgtgtgtgtgtgtgtgtgtgtgtgtgtgtgtgtgtgtgtgtgtgtgtgagcagtttaaagtacagaaacacacatggtTTTCACAGCGCGACGTCACAGTTGCATCACAgtttgtctctgctctgctgtgacctctgacctctgctgacatcatcctgctcacaaaacaacaaaccctcagcacacacacacacacataaccacatGTTGTGTGAACCGTAATGTTTAACCCAGACTGTGACAGGCTCTCCTTGCCAAATGCTTACACCTCAGTCTGAGTCCTGTGACGCTGGACTTTCAGAGGCAGATCCTGCTGATGTCAGCACGGCATGCTGGGAGGTTAAACATCGCTGCAAAGTTCAGCTAAATTTTGCCAAGTTAAAAAAgtgtcatgtctgtttccagcaggtcccttgacctctgacctccagctgtgtgaatgaaaatgggttctctcccctttgcagacacgcccaccttctgctaatcccatgcagtttgggccccaaagcctgcagtccacatgtgttcttgtggcctgttgtaaaatggtgtgtgtgtgcagactggggcctaaacagtcttggagctgcatcagttggctttgactggaaagctgagactcttgtgaattcaatgagccacatttgattcctgtgtgatgatgttggcccccatagcagccatttcactgcaggcagagacttttgtcacactggacgtcgctggagaaaatgacctctagtgacctctaggagaatcacagcctcatcaaactttacacacacagactagagagcgaggccgttcagaggagctctgcttctcctgctggactgacagtgagggccagtttctgacacattaacacaacacaacactcaacATCAACAAGGAAACACATGGCTTCACTCCAGTTCAATTCACTTCcccacaaaaataacaaaacaaaaaattaaagaaaaaatcgtttttcaagttttttttaatgtaaatttgtgactttataatctcaatACTTTTATGTTGCTTTCTaataaatctgtgtttttttcctcataaatttaccacctTAATCTCAGAGTTAATCTCAACTTTAACGTTTCTACAGAAAACAGTAACATCCAAGAAAACCTGGTTCTAACTACAACATTATGACACCAGAACACGTGGGAGCAGATTCACATCTGTGTCACgcagtccagcagcagatcCGGATCCAGCTGGATTCTGCTCAGCTCGCTCCCACTGAACAGTCTGACGACCAGCTGACCTTTAAGGATCATGTGACCTCCTGAACAACATCAGGAGGATCAGGCCACACCTCAGGCCTCTGCAGGTgatccagcaggtggcgctgcgTCTGGTCTGCAACCAGCCCCAAAGAGCTCACGTCGCTCCGCCGCTCATATCCCTCCGCcggctcccagctgctgctcgcATCAAACTCAAGGCCTGGACCCAGACCTGTCCTGCCCACCTGGACTCCCCCCTCCAGGTGTGCGCTCCCTCCCGGCCTCCTCGCTCCGCCGGGCAGCGCCGCCTGGAGCCTCCAGAACAACGAGGCCCTGGTCCAGCAGCCGGACTCCTCTGTGGCTCCTCGACCTGCAGAGTCTCTCTCAGGCTGAACCGCAGCTCTCCTGACGGACTGCGGTCATCATGTCTGTCCTCAGCAGACCTCCGCTTGTTGATGTAGAAAAACCTCATATTTCACTATTTCACAGTCACTTTGGGTAAAAGTGTCTAATGTGAAGTGTTATTGTAACTTtaacccaagaaaaaaaaaatagacttgcaattaaaaaaaaaaaaagtggatacAAGCAAAGTGTCACTCTTTAACTTTTAGAGAAAAAACTTAAATCTTCACTGGGGTCGCGGTGAcctcagcagaacacacacacacacacacacacacacacacacacacacacacacacacacacacagacaaagagaggacaCGCGCATCAGTCGGACCAGCGGGAACAGCTTCAAACCGGTTCTCTGTGTCCGTGCGTCTCGAGCTGTATAAAAGCAGCTGTTTCCTGCCGGCGCTCGCTCACACGGAGACGAGAGCGCGCCCGAAGAGCGTCACCGCCGTGGAAGCTTCACCGCCCGGGACTGCTGCGAGGATGACGGCGGTGATGAAGAGGATGGAGACAGTTTAACTGCTTCCCGCGAGGAGGGTCCGAGGGTTTGGGAGGCGCGCAGCGGCCGGTACCGTCCCGTCCCGCCAGGTGCCAGGTGAGTCAGCTCAGCTCAGGTTTTGTGCGCGTGCGCCGTCAGAGAGCAGGCGCGAGgctttttctgctgctttttaaatatgaagCTGCGTGTCCAGGTGTGCTGATGTGAGCGAGCATCAGGTGTGGTGGAGAAACGCGTAAAGCGCTGCTCCTGTGCGCGTCCCCGCCCCGGGCGCATGGGAACAGCAGCCCGTCTCAGTTTATCTGGGGCCGCCGGGGTCCACCGGTTTATCTGGGGCTCCTTATCACACTCGTTTCCTGCTGACCAGtggaccaacacacacacacacacacacacacacacacacacacacacacacacacacagcgagcacACCGGGCTGATGggactgtgttgtgttttggtgcaacATCGGACActgcacttaaaaaaacaaacaaacttacGAATATGTGATTCTCCATGAGTGCACATGGAAGCGGCGTGGAGACCCTCGGGGTGAAAAGCGGGTGCGAACAAACGGAGTTTCTGACGCTCAAATTaaatctgtgttgttttgtgatttGGTGACTTTGGCCCCGTCATCTCCGGGCACGCGGACGAGCCGCGGCGCTAAGCTGAGCGTCtccacatgtgcacacagtttGATCTCCACACCGTTTAACTCGCGCCCCCAGCCCCCCACCCACGCGACAATAATAAAGTTTGGGGAGCGCGCGCTATCGTTTCCACAGATGCGCTAGTTGGAGCGGCAAATGCGCGCCCTCGTGGTTACCATAGTGCTCGGCTGCGCGCACAGACGCACCATCCCCCGTTAGTTCAGCTGCTGTTTCCCTGCGGGGGATCTGCAGCCCAGAGGTGTTTTACAAGGAGAGCCtctgctgtgacacacacacacacacacacacacacacacacacaggtcagaccCAGGTGGACTGTGGGAAAGCCTTCGCTGTCCTGCTTTGTTGCGGTAAAGTTGGTAAAGACAGTCAACCCCCCTCCGCCTCCTTGTTTTTACTTTgcattctgtttcttcttctctccttcctccgcTCACTCTCTTTGTCCTCACATTCCTcccaccctccccctccccctctgacCGCAGCGGGCCGgggctctctccctctccaggtCATGTCGCTCCGGGCTCCGAGCGAGGCGGCGCCCCCGCCCCCGCGGCCGCTGGATGGCGGCTGGGGCTGGGCCGTGGTGGCGGCCGGCTTCACGGCCATGCTGCTGGTGTACGGCTCGCCCCAGTCGGTGGGCGTCCTCTACCCCGAGTGGCTGCTGGTCTACCAGGAGGGCAAGAGCCGGACGGCCTGGGTGGGCTCCGTGGTGTCCGGGGTGGGCATGCTGATCGGTGAGTCATCGATTCATTGGTTTAGTTCAGATGAAacctcattattatttttactaaCGCCACTATAGTCGAGCTGACATGTGGATGTTTTAACTGACTTTCTGACTCATTATTTCACATCAGTTTGTATCCAACTAATCAAGGAGGAAATTGCATGATGggtcatgaaaataacacataatgtagaattacatcaagcagaacaaacacacagcggACAGGTTTTACCTCCcagaataaagaaagaatagGAAACATGTTTTATACAGAGCGTTTCAAACTCCACACTAAAGACAGCAGAACAtacaatacatgtgtgtgtgtttgtcatacaaacaaacacacacacacacacacacacacacacacacacacagcgccctctgtctctgttgttgttgttgttgttgttgttgtttttggaggAGCAGAAATACTTATAAATACTAAtaaataggggagagtggggtaatttgtgccaaggggcaagtagtgccacccctgttatctagaaaaccatagaagaagttggtcatgtgaccacatatttttgaagaggcatccatttcactcatcctgcaaagaagggagacacatggcttgagaggtaagcacatttaagttcaaaaaacatttttttgccctccaaagtaaaatttctatgatcaaggttttttgattgctgtgtttgagcaattatagaaaactttgaaaacagttcacacaggttttagtactttagtaagctacaccatgagtctatacagttagcatgatgttagcccaaaacagctgggggatgcatttttttcaaaatggttggCTTGGGGTAAtctgtgccaaagggccttggggtaatttgtgccagtagcacaacttgtgattatatactatatattactttattgtattttattgttattgtacattgtcttcttacctttgatcactaaaactattcagattcagatgaagatgatttgcaggtgctcattttggaagttttattttgttctgggtgtgtgttcatgtggcgctaggccttgttatagaaaagtggcctgtgatcttgttaaaataataaataaatgctaaataaataattttgtattgaatttgttttgcttttatatagcattatcatttgtgagattaaaatgatctgttttacttcaattatcaatggcacaatttaccccagtgtattctctctaatggcacaatttaccccagtgtattctctctaatggcacaatttaccccacactgggggcaagttgtgccacaaaaccacttttttttcgaaagctatatttctcaaacagtttatataagatccaaagtgattgttcccagggaggcacaacatcctaaactatatgtgcatattttagttggaggcattactgtaatcccctcgctttaaaggcactttaagtaaaaattggcactacttaccccactctcccctaataGTGTAGATGTGCCCTCGGCCTCAGCAGCTCCAGGCGGCGCTGTGGGACGGGTTTCCGCTCTGATGCTGTTTATCAGGTGAACAGAGTTACTGTTACTGCGGCGGCTCCGTAGCGCCCCCTGAGGGCCGTCTGAGGAACACGCCCCAGAGGACGGACAGGGTCAGAGCAGACACGTCCCAGCTGCCTCGGCCGTGCTCACACAGCCGGAGTCTGGTTCTGTTCTCAGGCTCCAGGTGGCCTCACCTGTCaaatgttaacacacacacactcacaacccccccaaccccccacccccaggtCCCGTCTGCAGCGCCTGTGTGGTGAACTTCGGCGCTCGTCCAGCCACCGTCTTCAGCGGCGTCATGGTGTCCGGCGGCCTGATGCTCAGCGCCTTCGCCCCCAACATCCCCTTCCTCATCTTCTCCTACAGCATCGTGGTCggtaagaaacacacacacacacacacacacacacacacacacacactggaccaCATAGACTCTTTGCTGACAcgaagagagaataaaaaacagCCAGTGAGTTAACTCAGTGGtttctctactctctctctctacggtgtgtgtgtgtgtgtgtgtgtgtgtgtgtgtgtgtgtgtgtcaggtattGGAGCTGGTCTGCTGTACGCCTCCGTTATCACCATCACCTGCCTGTACTTTGATAAGAGGCGAGGCCTGGCGCTGGGCATCGTCATCACAGGTAGGGCCGCCGCCGCGTCACCCCacctgtcacttcctgtctcttgctgtcacttcctgtctcgGCTGATTGGTCTGATTGGCTCGTTCCGCTGTCACTCCGCGTGTGATCGCAGGCTCCAGCGTGGGCGGGTTCGTGTACGCCACCCTGCAGACGGTGCTGGTGGACTGGTACGGCCTGGAGGGCTGCCTGCTCGTCATCGGCGCGCTGGCGCTCAACATCGTGGCGTGCGCCGGCCCCATGCGACCCCTGGCCCCGCCCAAGTACTACCTCAAACAGCGCGCCGCCATGTTGGAGCAGAGGCGTGACCCCTCCAAAGAGTCCAAAGAGAAAGAGCCGATCAAGCCGGCCAATGAGAAGCCTCCGTCGCACGAGCTGCAGATCGCCGTGGAGACCAGGGAGCCGCTGGCCGGCAGGAGCGGCGTGTTCGGCTGCTCCGCCCTCATCCGGCTGATCAAGAGCAAGCTGAGGGGTTACTCCAGGTcagcgtctcacacacacacacacacacacacacacacacacacacacattattagtctcttattccttatttaggatggttcggtacgaagttagcgctgccaaaacagtaagcagacttctcccaagagccgacaagttcagcaggaatctgtccctgatcagctgttgagtgtcagctgagtgtttgttgttgttcagtcgacacacagacgctgtctgatgacgtcatctcacggcgcactctcctctcaataatcgcaaagcaaaactaatggaaactggcataaattcgcattttcttttgtgcattttgacaaaattcgctcaaaaattttgatatattttaatggaaacccagctaatgTAGAATCTGCTGAGTTGATCCGCTGCAGGCCTGGGACACGGCcaacagggggcagcacaggagtgtttttctccccccagcagggggcagcacaggagtttttttctcataaatttatgactttaatgaCAGATATTttgaggttttctttttctctctgaatgTTCCCTCCCCTCCTGCCTGCTGTGGCACTGACACGCCGGGCGATGACTTTTCTTACTTTCTCTCGAAGATTCGGACGTATTTTAGAAGTAAAGCATAAAGTATTTAGGCCACATGATGTGACTTAATCTCATGGATTATGTCACGTGATATTTTCGGGCGTGTGcagtaatctgtaatctgtaatctgtgttctgtgtgctTGGCAGCGAGCTGTCGGCCACGCTGGCTCTGCTCCGGGACAAAGTGCTCGTGGCTTTCTGcgtctccctcttcctcttcagcttCGGTGAGTTCCCCCTGTTCCTCCTCGCTGATAAAcatcacacactcctccacacactcctccacacactcctccacacactcctcctcacactcctccacacactcctccacGCTCCTCCACGCTCctccacacactcctccacacactcctccacacactcctcctgCATACTCCTCCACACTCctccacacactcctccactcctcctccacactcctccactcctcctccacactcctcctcacactcctccacacactcctccacacTCCTACTGACACTCCTCCACATTCCTCCACACTCctccacacactcctcctcacacacctcctcacactcctccGTCCAGCAGAGTGTGTTCCCCCGGCTTTTCCCAGGTGGCCTTAGAAatacaattttctttttcttttttctttttgccaatTTTCAATGTTTTCCCTATTTTTCCTTGAagtttttgtatatatttttttactttgttaatttgctatttttcagtgaaatcaGAGAAATTgtctctgattttattttattttattttatttatttattttatttgacagtgacagtagagatagacaggaaaggcgggGAGACATCAACATCAACTTTATTGTCTTAACAAGGAAATTAGTTTTTGGCACATTCTGTCCTGttcaaaatcattttacaacacacacacacacacacacacacacacacacacacacacacacagacactcctcTGACCTCCATTCATGTCCAAACCTGATGTTTCCCTGCAGCTcaggctctgattggtcagtgaacTCCTCATTTAAAGTGTTTTCCTGCGTAAACGCTGaaagctgattggttcttgctgtggtggggtgtgtgtgtgtgtgggggggggttgcGGGGGGTGTCGAGGCGGAGGGGGGTGCTGACGTGCCGCTGTGTCCCGTCCCGCAGGCGCCTTCCCCCCCCAGCTCTTCCTGGAGGACCTGGCGCAGAGCGAGGGGCTGGCCGAGGGCGTGGCCGACGTCTCGCTCGTCTCCCTCAACTCCATGGGCAGCTGCGTGGGGAAGCTGGCGCTGGGCGTCATGGTGGACCTGCCCGGCGTCAACAGCGTCTTCCTGTACGCCTCCACCGTCGCCGTGAGCGCGCTGGGCCTGCTGCTCATACCCCTCACCAGGTACGACCCCCtcaccttcatctgcatcttcaccttcatctgcaccctcaccttcatctgcatcttcacctttACCTGCATCTTCACCTttatctgcatcttcaccttcatctgcatcttcacctttACCTGCATCTTCACCTttatctgcatcttcaccttcatctgcatcttcacctctatctgcatcttcacctttACCTGCATCTTCACCTttatctgcatcttcaccttcatctgcatcttcacctctatctgcatcttcacctttACCTGCATCTTCACCTttatctgcatcttcacctctatctgcatcttcacctctatctgcatcttcacctttatctgcatcttcacctctatctgcatcttcacctctatctgcatcttcacctttatctgcaccttcaccttcatctgcatcttcacctctatctgcatcttcacctctatcttcactttcatctgcatcttcacctctatctgcatcttcaccttcatctgcatcttcacctgtatcttcacctctatctgcatcttcacctctatctgcatcttcacctctatctgcatcttcacctctatctgcatcttcaccttcatctgcatcttcaccttcatctgcatcttcacctctatctgcatcttcacctctatcttcaccttcatctgcatcttcacctctatctgcatcttcacctctatctgcatcttcaccttcatctgcatcttcaccttcatctgcatcttcacctctatctgcatcttcacctttacctgcatcttcacctctatctgcatcttcaccGTTACCTGCATCTTCACCTTTACCTgaatcttcaccttcatctgcatcttcacctctatctgcatcttcacctctatctgcatcttcaccttcatctgcatcttcaccttcatctgcatcttcacctttatctgcatcttcacctctatctgcatcttcaccttcatctgcatcttcaccttcatctgcaCCTTCACCTCTACctgcatcttcaccttcatctgcatcttcatctgcatctgcatcttcacctctatctgcatcttcaccttcatctgcatctgcatcgTCACCTTCATCTGTATCTTCACCtctatctgcatcttcacctctatctgcatcttctccttcatctgcatcttctccttcatctgcatcttcacctctatctgcatcttcacctctatctgcatcttcacctctatctgcatcttcaccttcatctgcatcttcaccttcatctgcatcttcacctctatctgcatcttcaccttcatctgcatcttcacctctatctgcatcttcacctttATCTGCACCTTCACCttatctgcatcttcacctctatctgcatcttcacctctatcttcactttcatctgcatcttcacctctatctgcatcttcacctttACCTGCATCTTCACCTCTAGCTGCATCTTCACTtctatctgcatcttcacctctatctgcatcttcacctctatctgcatcttcacctctatcttcactttcatctgcatcttcacctctatctgcatcttcaccttcatctgcatcttcacctgtatcttcacctctatctgcatcttcacctctatcttcaccttcatctgcatcttcacctctatctgcatcttcaccttcatctgcatcttcaccttcatctgcatcttcaccttcatctgcatcttcacctttatctgcatcttcacctctatctgcatcttcaccttcatctgcatcttcaccttcatctgcaccttcaccttcacctgcatcttcacctctatctgcatcttcaccttcatctgcatcttcaccttcatctgcatcttcaccttcatctgcatcttcaccttcatctgcatcttcacctgtatctgcatcttcacctctatctgcatcttcaccttcacctgcatcttcacctctatctgcatcttcaccttcctctgcatcttcaccttcatctgcatcttcaccttcatctgcatcttcacctttatctgcatcttcaccttcatctgcatcttcacttctatctgcatcttcacctaCGCCACACgagttgttgtgtgtttgaCCTGTTGGGCCCTGAACGCCTCGTGACCGTCTCCCCTCTCAGGACGTACCTGGGCCTGCAGGTGCTGTCGGTGCTGCTGGGCCTCATGTCGGGGAACTGGTCGCTGACGCCGTACGTGGTCTGCCGGCTGGTGGGCGTGGACAAGATGACCGAGGCCTCTGGGATGCTCATGCTGTTCGGGGGCGTGGGCATCATCCTGGGCCCACCTGCCGTAGGTGAGTCTCACAGCGAACCctcccatcatcatcatcatcatcatcatcatcatcatcaccatcatcatcaccatcatcttcctcatcatgtctagtccagtaattttaggccaaaattggggtcaacctaggacaaattgcaggagaagcaaactcaactgattctgtatcctcagtttgtcctgagtgaggggaaaaaagtcccaaggaatcccattggtggaaagttttgaaaatcacctctatatgaccacatattaccaaaaaacactgtttttaacacacaggggaaaggggttcaacattttactgtcagatatcactataaaaattcacaagatgattacacacacaaagacaagacaaaaagtcaattacaagttctttgaattattctgtttacacatgcatatcacacattatctgatttgatatgcgctaataaggaataaatgccagaacagacatttaaacagtgaattaaaaggttactatttatatagtaaccttttaattcaaggttactatatgtatatatatagtaaccttgaattaaaaggagTACTGTGGTAACCTTTTACTTAAGGaatagtttttttgtgtgtgggtgtctttTACTATGAGTACTGTAGTTGTTGTTTCTGTCGTTTTTAAtgcctactgtgtgtgtgtgtgggtgtgtgggtgtatacATGTAAGCCTTTTTTTGAGCCTTGTCAAAGGAAAATTTCTGGCACCTTCTGGGTCAGACAAtaaattctatctatctatctatctatctatctatctatctaatttaatttaataaccatttattccaattagcgcatggaatggaatggaatcaTTCCAattccatttattccaattagtgcAATCCATTTCTGTATATAATCGCTGTAGTCATGCAGCGAGCTCACTAATGTCTGTAAAAGTGTCACATTGGTATAAT
This genomic interval from Myripristis murdjan chromosome 19, fMyrMur1.1, whole genome shotgun sequence contains the following:
- the LOC115378270 gene encoding monocarboxylate transporter 9-like — its product is MATHRIPSRLPPGGEKEKVQCSLCLCHRRIRPHLRPLQVIQQVALRLVCNQPQRAHVAPPLISLRRLPAAARIKLKAWTQTCPAHLDSPLQLFPAGARSHGDESAPEERHRRGSFTARDCCEDDGGDEEDGDSLTASREEGPRVWEARSGRYRPVPPAGRGSLPLQVMSLRAPSEAAPPPPRPLDGGWGWAVVAAGFTAMLLVYGSPQSVGVLYPEWLLVYQEGKSRTAWVGSVVSGVGMLIGPVCSACVVNFGARPATVFSGVMVSGGLMLSAFAPNIPFLIFSYSIVVGIGAGLLYASVITITCLYFDKRRGLALGIVITGSSVGGFVYATLQTVLVDWYGLEGCLLVIGALALNIVACAGPMRPLAPPKYYLKQRAAMLEQRRDPSKESKEKEPIKPANEKPPSHELQIAVETREPLAGRSGVFGCSALIRLIKSKLRGYSSELSATLALLRDKVLVAFCVSLFLFSFGAFPPQLFLEDLAQSEGLAEGVADVSLVSLNSMGSCVGKLALGVMVDLPGVNSVFLYASTVAVSALGLLLIPLTRTYLGLQVLSVLLGLMSGNWSLTPYVVCRLVGVDKMTEASGMLMLFGGVGIILGPPAVGALYDATRSYSLAFYLCAAGLLAGSLVLAGTALLCGRRPEPGPAPGPAPGPPRSPLPQAELAVPDAQTRAVV